The following are encoded together in the Mesoplodon densirostris isolate mMesDen1 chromosome 2, mMesDen1 primary haplotype, whole genome shotgun sequence genome:
- the PIGC gene encoding phosphatidylinositol N-acetylglucosaminyltransferase subunit C, which produces MCAQPVTNTKEARWQKVLYERQPFPDNYVDQRFLEELRKNIYTRKYQYWAVVFESSVVIQQLCSVCVFVVIWWYMDEGLLAPHWLFGTCLASSLIGYVLFDLIDGGEGRKKSGRTRWADLKSALVFITFTYGFSPVLKTLTESISTDTIYAMSVFMLLGHLIFFDYGANAAIVSSTLSLNMAIFASVCLASRLPRSLHAFVMVTFAIQIFALWPMLQKKLKACTPHSYVGVTLLFAFAALGGLLSISAVGAILFALLLVSISCLCPFYLIRLQLFKENIHGPWDEAEIKEDLSRFLS; this is translated from the coding sequence ATGTGTGCCCAGCCTGTAACTAACACCAAAGAGGCCAGGTGGCAGAAGGTCTTGTATGAGCGACAGCCTTTTCCTGATAACTACGTGGATCAGAGGTTCCTGGAAGAGCTCCGGAAGAACATCTATACCCGGAAATACCAATATTGGGCTGTGGTATTTGAGTCCAGTGTGGTGATACAGCAGCTGTGCAGTGTCTGTGTTTTTGTGGTTATCTGGTGGTATATGGATGAGGGTCTTCTGGCTCCCCATTGGCTTTTTGGGACCTGCCTGGCTTCTTCACTGATTGGCTATGTTTTGTTTGATCTCATTGATGGAGGTGAAGGACGGAAGAAGAGTGGGCGGACCCGGTGGGCTGACTTGAAGAGTGCCCTAGTCTTCATAACTTTCACGTATGGCTTTTCGCCCGTGCTGAAGACTCTGACAGAGTCCATCAGCACTGACACCATCTATGCCATGTCAGTCTTCATGCTGTTAGGCCACCTCATCTTCTTTGACTATGGTGCCAATGCTGCCATTGTATCCAGCACACTGTCCTTGAACATGGCCATCTTTGCTTCTGTCTGCCTTGCCTCACGCCTGCCCCGGTCCCTACATGCCTTCGTCATGGTGACATTTGCCATCCAGATTTTTGCCCTATGGCCCATGTTACAGAAGAAACTGAAGGCATGCACTCCCCACAGCTATGTGGGAGTCACACTGCTTTTTGCATTTGCAGCCTTGGGAGGCCTGCTGTCCATTAGTGCTGTGGGAGCCATACTCTTTGCCCTTCTGCTGGTTTCCATCTCATGTCTCTGCCCTTTCTACCTCATTCGCCTGcagctttttaaagaaaacattcatgGGCCTTGGGATGAGgctgaaatcaaagaagacttgTCGAGGTTCCTCAGCTGA